Below is a genomic region from Rhinatrema bivittatum chromosome 8, aRhiBiv1.1, whole genome shotgun sequence.
TTCACAGTGTCGATGTACTCTTCGTTGTGCCGTGTGTCAAATGAGCGACGCCTTCCGTGCTCATTTGAcacatagcagtggctattccctaagtaaacttgattattagccgttaatggacttctccaagaacttatccaaaccttttttgaacccagctacactaactgcactaaccacatcctctggcaacaaattccagtgtgcgttgagtgaaaaagaattttctcgattagtcttaaatgtgctacttgctaacttcatggaatgccccccagtccttctattattcgaaagtcacatctactcgttcaatacctctcatgatcttaaagacctctatcataccccccctcagccatctcttctccaagctgaacagccctaacctcttcagcctttcctcatatgggagttgttccattccctttatcatttttgttgcccttctctgtaccttctccatcgcaactatatcttttttgagatgtggcgaccagaattgtacacagtattcaaggtgtggtctcaccatggagcgatatagaggcattatgacattttccattttattaaccattcccttcctaataattcctaacattctgtttgcttttttgactgttgcagcacactgagccgacgatttcaatgtattatccactatgatgcctagatctttttcctgggtggtagcttctaatatagaacctaacatcgtgtaactacagcaagggttatttttccctatatgcaacaccttgcacttgttcacattaaattttatctgccatttggatgctcaatcttccagtcttgcaaggtcctcctgtaatgtatcacagtctgcttgtgatttaactactctgaataattttgtatcatccacaaatttgataacctcactcgtcgtattccttttcagatcatttatatatatattgaaaagcactggtccaagtacagatccccgaggcacgccactgtttacccttttccactgagaaaattcatcatttaatcctactctctggttccccTGCTCCTTAAAACCTGCAGTGCAGAGTTTTGGTGAGAAGCTGGAAGCCTCTGCAGATGATGAAGCCTTTTAGGCAGGAGGATACACTGGTCTTTACTTCagattttgtgttacttctccACAAAGCTTATCTGGCTGGAAAGGCAGCAGATGAGAAGCACCCTCATACCCAGGGTCAGCTGCAAGATAACTCATGACCTGCAAAAAGCCAAAAGTGACTTGCAAAAAGACATCGTCCAACATCTGTAGGGTGCTCGGCTTGGCTGGGCAGCACAATGGCAGCATGGAGGAGTCTGAGGACTCTGAAGACTAGGATGGTCCACCAGAGGGATCTCTGGGAGTGAAGTACCCTCAGGACGTTTTGGTTCCAGAGGAGGTGCCAATGACCAaaggagatgaccctaaggtggtccaccTGTTTTGCTTGGAAGAGTTGTGGTCCTTGATTCCACCTGTGCTTAAAGAACTAGGCATCAAACTTCCTCAGGAGGAGTCAGTTCAGGAAGGAGTGGACACCATCATGGATGGCTTGAGAGGTCAGGCTAAGGGTTTTCTCTTCCACAAGTTAGTAAAGAAATTGGTCATCAGAGAGTGGGACACCCCTGAGACCGGTGTAAAAGTTGGAAGCTGTTACGGGAGATGCTCAAGCTTTTAATGCTTTTGAAGGTAGACTCTTCGATCTTAGCAGTGACCAAGACCACCATTTCAGTGGCAGAGTCTGCTGCACTGAAAGATGTGCAGGACTGAAAGGTGGAAGttcagatgccttgtatgacttgaCATTTTCCAACATTAAGATGTCTGTTGTTTCGGCCAGGCATCTGCTATGGTTAAAAAATTGGTCTGTAGATGTTTGGTCAAAGTCTCAGTTAGAGGCCCTCCCATTCAAAGGCAAGCTATTGTTCAGGGTGGATTTAGAGCAGCTGGTGAAGCAGCTCATATAGTCCAAGGGGCATAAATTACTGGAAGACAAGCCAAAGATTAGAAAGAAATCCTTTCCCACCTGTTTGTGTTTTAGAGACTATAGAAGATATCAACAGAACAGAGGCCTCTTGACAGTACAGAGGCAAAACTTGGGCAGGAAAACCAACCCGAGATAGGTCCCCAGTTCCTTGACCAGGGgtaagtcttcacaatgaaacgAGGCCGACCACTCTTCTTTTCTGGttgtcgggggggcgggggggcagtTAGCCcacttttatgaggagtggatcAGAATCAcaaacagaccagtgggtcttggaagTGATAATAGATGGCTACACGTTAGAATTTGCTCACCTGGTGTAGGAAGCCTTCATCATCTCCCCTTGCGCTCCTCGTACCAAACAGGTAGCGGTTCACGACATGGTGAAACACTTGCAATAGCTAGGAGCAATAGTGTCAGTTCCTTGGGAAGAATGGGGAAAAGttcggtattccatttatttcttgatcccaaaaaaggaagggaTATTCAGACTGATTTTGGATTTAAAGGTGATTAAATGTAGCCCTCAAGATACCACAGTTTCATATGGAATTGCTGCATTCGGTCACAGCAGCAGTTtgcaagggagagttcttggcatcagTGGATCTCTGAGGCATACCTACATATCCCAATCAGGAATGAGCACCAGAAATTCCTGAGATTTACGATTCTGGGAGACAGTTTTCAGTTGTAAGTCCTTCCTTTCAGTTTGGCAATGGCACTCCATACATTCACCAAAATGATGGAAATGGTGGTAGCAgcccttcggaaggaaggagtgttggtacacccatatctgggCAACTGGCTTATTTGGGCAAAGTCTATGGCCCTTTGTCAGCTGGTAGTACAGCAGGTCTTAGAGAGGTTGAGggctctgggctgggtggtgaacctaatGAAGATGCATTTAATGGCATCTCAATCCTTGCTGGACTTAAGGGCTCGATTCAACGCTTGGATTGGCAAGGTGTTTCTCACAGAGGACAGGATGGTGAAGCTGCAAAGTCAGATTCGCCGCCTGTTACAACTCAAGGTGCCCAAAGTTTGGGATAATTTGCAGGTCTTGGGTCTATGGCATTGACACTGGAACTAATTCCCTGggcatatgcacatatgtagccCTTTTAAAGAGCACTCCTTTTTCTTTTGGAACCTATTTTTGGAGAAGTTTCAAATTCCTCTTTCTTTCAGTGGGgagtccaggtccagtctttcatggtggcttggtcgGGTCACTCTAGAATGTGAGATAGAGTTGGAAATCTCAGATTGGATGATAGTGACCACTGACGCCAGCctttctggttggggagcagcATGGCAGGGCCAGACTGTGCAGGATCAATGGTCAAAGGAGGAGGCAtcgtggtctatcaatcggttaGAGATGAGAGCAGTGCACTTAGTCTTGCTTTCCTTTCTGCCACAGTTACAAGATCAGGAGGTGCGAgttctattggacaatgcaatgatGTTGGCTTATATCACCTGACAAGGAGAGACCAAAATTCGAATGGTTTCTCAGGAGGCTCAGTTGTTGGTTCACTGAGTGGAGCAGCACCTGACCATTTTGGCAGCATTTCACATAGGCAGGATGGACatcgtgcaggcggattttctcaagAGGCAAGTTGGActccggagaatgggagctgtcagagaaAGCAATGCTTCTTGTTTGGGCCAAGCAGGGAACACCTTGCATGGATTTAATGGTGTTGAGACAAAACACCAAGGAAGTGTGCTTTTACAGTTGCAGACAAGAACATGAAGCAGAAGGAATAGATGCTCTGGTGCTACCGAGGCTGCCAGGGATTCTTCTTTATGCCCTTCCTCCATGGCTGTTGGTGGGCATGGTGCTAGGGTGCATAGAGAGACATCCAGGCAAAGTCATTCTCATGGCTCAAGTGTCCATGTCGGCTGTGATTCATGGACCTAGTAAACTTGGCGGTGGACGGTCAATTAAGGTTAGGTCACCTTCCAAGACTGTTGCAGCAGGGTCCCATATTGTTGGATCAGGGAGATTGCTTCTGACtggtggcttggcttttgagaggaaatgcTTGAAATGGAAGGGGTATTCTGAAGATATTGCCATCTTATTGCAGGCCAGACAGCTGTCCACATCCTTGGCTCATGTTAGGGTCTGGAGAATTTTTGAGGCTTGGTATGTTGAACAGGGCATGCAGCCTACTCAGACTTCAATTTCTCATGTCTTGACCTTTTTGTAAAAAGGTCTGTTGAAGGGTCTAGCCTATAATTCCCTTTGGGTACAGTTGATGGCTTTAGGCTATCTTTGGTGTAAGGTGCAAGGAGGTCCCTGGCCTTGCATCTGAACATAGTTAGTTTTCGTCGAGGGGAAAACAATTGTAGCACCCAGTGTGGAAGGTGGGTcctttgtggaatcttaatttggtgccAAGGGTGTTGTGTGAGGCTCTATTCGAGACATTGCAGAGGACAACTCTAAAGGATTTAACCCTGATAATTTTTTGTGgtgatttgttcagccagaagaatttcagagcttcaggtgTTGTCTTGTAGAGATCCTTTTCTTAAATTTATGGAGTATGGGGTGTCTTTGCGAATGGTGCCCTCATTTCTACCGAAGGTTGTTCTGCCTTTCATCTTAGTCAAACAGTGGAACTCCCCACCTTTCCAAATTTGAATTAGTCTGTGCCACACGTAAAAGAACTTCATATGTTGGATATGCAGTGAACATTGAAGTATCTCAAGGTGACTAACAGTTTCCggagatcagatcatctttttgtgctctggaATGGGCCAAGAAAAGAGCGCAAGGCATGCAAGACTACTATTGCTCAATGGCTGAAGGCCATGATTAGCTCGGCTTATATTAGTAGAAGATGTCCGATGCTGGAGGGAACAAGTTTCACTCAGCTCGGGCATAGGCAACCTCATGGTCCAAGTGTCAGCTGTTTCTCCACAAGAAATATGTCAGGCAGCTCTTCGGAAGTTgttacacactttctccaggcaTTACCAATTGCATATCCGAGATCTGGTCCTCTGTGGAATTTGGAGAGAGTCTATtgcagggagggggaaaggggggggctTTCATATTCCTGTCCAGTATAGGggcgcttgggtacatcctaagagtctggactgaactgaggtatgaacaggaaaggaagggaatacgacagatcagtccagaaccccgCTCGTCATGGCAGTATGTAAATGATGCAGAATGGTTTGTTTGGTTACATAATGTTGTGCTTTCTGTTGTTGAAAAGAGTTTTCCATAGAGGCTCTGCCTTCCTTCTGCTCAGTGAGGGACTCAGTTATTGTTATGACTATTCTCATCTTGGCTTAGGCACAggtcatactgagggactgcaggtggcacactgggctatgggcagtgtcagtaaagcttttcttctctgtctccagctgttggcagggaggcaaaattcaggagtctgcactgatctgtggtattccaggaatgaaaattagcaggtaagaaacaattttcctttactCAAGGTAGGTAAAGAGTACGTGGCAGAGAAGAGTTTAACATTTGTGACCCAGGATTTCTTTTGAATATTAGCTCCATGTTCTAACCATTGGACCattcctctccaaacagcaggATTTTAAAGCTTGCTAAGGGGGCATTTCTCCTGGTACTCCCTAAAGTTTTAATGATCCCTATGAATAAAAAGTTAATTTTCCATTAGGATATAACAGACTTCAAGAACTGGAACCATGCTATAGTATTTCAAAAGACTGATCTCCAGGAATAAAGGCCACTTTGTAATATAATAGAACAAAAATAGCCTGAGCACTCAAGAAATACAAAACTGATAATGTTTAATTACCAAACTCAATGTTTTGATCCATCCATCACATAAAAGCTGGACCAAAacgctttttttttgtgtgtgtatgttattaAGCCCTTCTAAGAGATCCACATTCAGAAATGCGGGGATTGGGAAGTTACCCAAGTGACAATAGGCGGAAATTCATCAGTCTTACCTGGACATGCCTGCCTCTGACTATACTCAGGCAAAGGTAATCAGGAAACTAGGTAAGCATTTTCAACCAGACTCAATTTTCGCACTTCCCGGCTAAATTTAAGCCCTGTCTTTTTTTCACTTGGTACAACTTTACCCCAGTAAAATTTAGCCTGTGAAAGGAGGTAAATATTTCAATTACAGGTTTTTATATAGATTACTGAATGTTaccttttgaatatggagctcTCAGTTTTATTTCTAGAATGTGCTGGTCGTTTTGTTCTTATTTATCTTTTGGTTTGGTTTCAGTATTTTTCCCTAAATATATGTTTCTAAAagaatccttttgaaagttataATATGCCACTATAAATATGCTTACAGTGCAAGTAAtgcactttccttttttttttttttttttttaagttacaataTTTTAGAGCAGAGTATCCAGAAACTAGATTATATAGCAACAGattaatttagaaaaaaattccATGAAAAATGGCAGGGTACAATAAAAGCGCACATTTAGGCTCCCAGCTGACTCTGAAAAACCTCAGGTCCCCTATTTTCCCCATACCCCCTCCCAAACCACTCCTGCCCCCACCAGCTGTGACATTCAAGATAGTGCCAGCTGAACTGCAGTTCCCTTTTTCTCTGGCATCTGCTGTGTGCAAGTGCCAGAGGAAAACAGCACCTGCTAATTGCAATGAATGCACGCTAATCACAAATAGCATGTGCCATATCCATCCAGTACATACAGAGTACCAACACCATGGAACTGCCTTTGCACTATAAATAAAGTTTGGATAGGCTCCCCAAATCATCAGCCCAGAAACTTTTGTTAATGGATAAATCTAGTTCTGACATGACCCACATCCCTCAATGACAGAGGCTTGACCTCCTGGAGGAAAATCCATAAGCTTTATTTGCATTGTACAACAAATCTGGTAACATAGAAATGGGTTCTGGAATACCAACTCAAAATGTGTTTGAGGAAGGAAGTAGAGTTTACCTTGTAAAGCAAACGAGCCGTCCAGAGACAAAGAAACTCACTGAGTCACTTAAAAGAGAAATAGCTGATTTGACATAGCATGACCCTCATGTTCACAAGAACACCAAGTGTATGAGATTCCTAAATTTTTCTCTTGGATTTTGAAATATTGGGTTTGTACCAATAATCTCCCCAGTCTAATTTTCAGATTTCGACAGAATCTTTTAAGGTGCACAAATTTATGGAAATAAAGAGCAATATGGGTACTGTATATAGCAAATGAAAATCAACCAACATGGTAATAGCACAGAAAATAGTTTACAGTAAATTTCATGTTAATATATATTTACTACTAGAGTATAAAATGATACATTTCATTACTTTTGCCATTTGTTTCCTCACTCAACACCAAAATCCAGTGTCTATGCCTATTGACATAAATCTGGCACACGGTCATGTGGCCCTGCATTGTGGAATGCATGGAATAATATTGGGATCAGCAGGCTTCATTCCACTGGAACAAAACTTCCTCCTACCCCCCATTCCTCACCATATTTTACACAGGCTCCAGGGGCAGGTTTCTTCTAGGTGGTATCTTGAGGGAAAGTGAGTTGTACAATTctcccattcacattccaacattgTCTCTCCTGCATGGAATACATACATTGCTATTAAGGTTTCTAAATCTCGCACAGTCATGAAAGAGTTCAATTTTATAGAAAGGGGGGAGAAGAAGTAGTGTCTGTGATGGAACAGATAGATGTGTTCATGCTAGTCTTGGGTTTCTTGGTATGTCTATGTAGCATCTGTCTAAGTGGGTTCCTTTTTCTGGTTTGTAGCTTTGATTTCCTTCAACCGAGCACCATCCAGGAGACCAGTAGCAGCAGTTCACCCGGACACGGTGGTCCTCATGCAAGTCTTTGTACAATTGGCAAGGGGAAAAGGGCAGGTAGGGAGGGGCAAGAATGGAAGAGAAAAGGATCATTACGCTGTCTTGGCTCCCGCCAAGGGGATGATCAGTCTAGAGTGTACAGCTGTCACGACAAGAGGTGTCAACTGAACGTTTCTTCAGCTCGTTGCCTGGTTTCTGATGGTGCTGGGGGTGTGGCTGGTGCTGGTGAGGGTTAACGAGTTTGAGATGCTCGCGAGGTGGAAGCTCGGCGTTCACTCCTGCCAACTGGGTGTCCTGCAGATGAGAGGAGGAACTGTGCTGCTGGAACCCGGGATTCTCCTCGTGCTCCACCCGCAGGTAGGCTTTGACTTTGTGGTGCCGTGCTTTGCCGTCACTGAAATCAATGACTCGGCATTCATAGGTTCCTTCATCTGACACTTTCACTCGGGACAGCCGAAGCTTGTGGGAGATGTTGCTGCCAACGACCTTAACAACCTGCACGGGGAAAAGAAAGTCTTTATTAAATAAAGGACAGCATAGACTGGGAAGAGTTGAACAAACATAAACCATGTTATTTTATGCAACTTCTGAAttaaattatattgtattttacaatgcTTTATCATCAGCTATGGCAGTTCAACCTGAGCTTCAACAGGCAAATACTTCATGCCAAATTTCTATTTTGAAGTGTAAATTGCCAATAGAAGTATGAAAAttaaaggttttatttttattgtactaATAGCAATAATCCATTTTTCTTTAAGGCTAATTGTCCTGAAGCTTTGCTATGGGTCCCTGTCTTTAGACTGAATGCATAGGTGCATTGTTTTAATGTACGAGTCCTTAATAACAATGAATATTGGTTAAGTAGAAGAGCTACTAAAAAGCCATCAAGAATGTCGGACATCACTTGTATGATTAAATAACTGTCTTCAAAATGGGTATttgaaaaatgtctttaaaagCATATGCTACAAACCTAACACTATATAAGGTTTTTCTCTTTAGCCTTGATTTTCTTATTCCTGTTCTAATACATTTAGGTTCTTATAGTtctaatcaaaataaaattattgaaCATCCATATTACATACCTTTCAAACCAGAAAACAAATGGGAAGCTACAGCAAATTACCTCAGCTAAAGGCCAGAACAAAATTAGTGGTAGAAGTACAGAATCATAGAAGGAAGACAAAAAAGGCTGAATCAATGAGCCAGGAACTATTATAAATCAAGCAGGGAATCATTCAAATGAATCCCATTTTATAATCACAAGTCCCATTTTCTGCGTTAAATTTTTAAAGTGTGTGATTTgtctccatttgaaaaccttgtaACGCATAAAAGTGCTATACACTACAAACTACTTCCCAACATGAATATGTCATCCAAAGCTCCAGTCTGGTCCATAAGACACAGAGGATTTCATCCAAGGTGAGCCGTGTTTCGACAAAGTCACCTACATCCATTAATTACATTTCAGCAGGTGAGGCTATTTCCTTGAATACTGACAACTACTAACATTCCATAGGAAATGTATACAAATGGCAATGATTGAATATTCTGGTTGGTGCCATGAGAGGGGCATTTGTTTAAAGTTTCCCAAGGAGTTTGTGTAGCATTGAATTGTTGTGTTTgcggcattgtggacccttggtcgctgtggaaatgactctgcccacagggagcagccccatggggaaccacagagATTGGCTAAACTCAAGATAGCAGACACATattgaatggaaggctttattgtactgctgtagatagatggtatgaagcaggaaggtaaggcactgaggtcacgaggtgccaatacgttcaacagtctctgATGAtgattctcacccagatgttacAGAGAGGCGGAGACCCGCAGAGCGGGCAACaccaagcctggtgggtggagttggagcaccggatcgtaaaCGTATGcacaggagtgtaggcgtcttcctggtagagatggtgggaccgaaagTCCATGGTACAGGATACTAGAatggtaggcccttgaggagcgagtacctggtagtccagaggTCCTGTAGGTAttagagagagacccctgaggagcggttgtctcaaTTAGTAAGGCCCCAAAGtgagatggaagcgagagacccccaaggagcgggtgttttgagcttctgaaggagcgaggcccttggagtatAGAAtggcatctaagcgtgcagcttagagcggtcagagtagcttaaccaaagtccttgctaactcaatggtggcagcgaagcggaggctttaaatacccggaggtattgatgtcatgcggtggggacgcccccgaggttcctgccatgacgtgtatttgagcttAGGAGAGGTGTGCGTGCGCGCCCTAGGcggccatgggagtgagcatggcagattgGAACACCCATGCTAGActggagacgccgaggcccttggctctcagcaccggaggcagccatagtgcccaaggaggaagaaaagggaagaaaagagataaggcagagcggtcgcagccatctgcgaccgacggacgcaacatgaaTAGTCAAAGAAGCATTATCACACAGAGAGAACCACACCAAAAAGCAATTATGAGTGGAATTTCAAAGGGGCTGTGtataaaaatagcaaatgctGTTTTGTAAAGGTcacaagtatgcacatatttttggtttcatgcatacattttaccggggaggggggggggggggggaatgggggtgaGCAGATTAGGAtcattctggggcagggttcaaaagtatgcatggtagttgctgttttgtaagagatatgGAAATATGCATTACCaaacttttttatatacattttcaccTACATATTGACTCACACAAGTGAACAtcgacttgtctgttgtctgcagtttttgggtgggatgtGAGAGTTAACTTGTGGGgattcaggatgaagtgctagagataaaacataagcattgtcaaggtaagtgtaaaacattgataagactggcgaagggagaatttgaaatgaagttggccatagaggcaaaaactcataataaaaacttttttaaatatatccaaagcaagaaacctgtgagggagtcggttggaccattagatgatacaggggttaaaggggctcttagggaagataaggcattgcagaaagactaaatgaattctttgcctctgtgtttactaatgaggatgttggggagataccagttccggagatggttttccggggtgatgaatcagacgaactgaatgaaatcactgtgaacctggaagatgcagtaggccagattgacaaactaaagagtagcaaatcacctggaccggatggtatgcatcctagggttctgaaggaactaaaaaaatgaaatttctgatctattagttaaaatttataacctatcattaaaatcatccattgtacctgaagactggagggtggccaacgtaaccccaatatttaaaaaaggctccaggggcaatccgggtaactatagacaagtgagcctgacttcagtgctgggaaaaatagtg
It encodes:
- the VSTM2L gene encoding V-set and transmembrane domain-containing protein 2-like protein; the encoded protein is MGAFGVTLGILHYLGLYIQLSDTSRQGGHPQWENHISANALFTETPHDMTTRAGEDVEMACSYRGSSSLPYSLEIQWWYFRNHKDWTDKETWASNQLKGSQQEEAEKDATKISVVKVVGSNISHKLRLSRVKVSDEGTYECRVIDFSDGKARHHKVKAYLRVEHEENPGFQQHSSSSHLQDTQLAGVNAELPPREHLKLVNPHQHQPHPQHHQKPGNELKKRSVDTSCRDSCTL